A single bacterium DNA region contains:
- the pyrF gene encoding orotidine-5'-phosphate decarboxylase — protein MKKLSPLIVALDVETMREVEGVLKKLGPAVDFYKVGLKLFTHYGPDSVKWLRRKRKRIFLDLKLHDIPNTVAEACREAVRLKVDMLTLHASGGSEMMRTAAAAAKEEAKKAKSELPYLMAVTVLTSMDSLGELGLDVTPAEQVGRLARLAHQSGMAGVICSPQEIRPIREEIPRSFKIVTPGVRPAGAERGDQKRVKTPEEAFADGADAVVVGRPILQAKDPRGVAVEILSASSS, from the coding sequence ATGAAGAAACTTTCCCCGCTCATCGTGGCCCTCGACGTCGAGACCATGCGCGAGGTTGAAGGCGTTCTGAAGAAGCTTGGACCGGCGGTCGATTTCTACAAGGTTGGACTGAAGCTCTTCACCCATTATGGGCCGGATTCGGTCAAATGGCTGCGCCGCAAGCGCAAGCGGATCTTTCTCGACCTTAAGCTCCACGACATCCCCAACACCGTTGCCGAGGCCTGCCGCGAAGCGGTTCGCCTCAAGGTCGACATGTTGACCCTGCACGCCAGCGGCGGCTCCGAAATGATGCGGACGGCCGCGGCCGCCGCCAAGGAGGAAGCCAAGAAAGCCAAGTCCGAGCTTCCTTATTTGATGGCCGTGACGGTGCTGACCTCGATGGACTCGCTCGGCGAGCTCGGCCTCGACGTGACGCCGGCCGAACAGGTTGGGCGCCTGGCGCGCTTGGCCCACCAATCGGGTATGGCCGGCGTCATTTGCTCGCCCCAGGAAATTCGCCCGATTCGCGAGGAGATCCCCCGTTCCTTCAAGATTGTGACTCCGGGCGTGCGGCCGGCCGGCGCCGAGCGGGGCGATCAGAAGCGGGTGAAGACGCCGGAAGAAGCCTTTGCCGATGGCGCCGACGCGGTCGTCGTCGGCCGCCCGATTCTGCAGGCCAAGGATCCGCGTGGCGTGGCGGTGGAAATTTTAAGCGCGTCGTCATCCTGA